One region of Fusobacterium perfoetens genomic DNA includes:
- a CDS encoding LacI family DNA-binding transcriptional regulator, with protein sequence MEKKLTILDIATLSGVGKSTVSRFFNNGYVSQEAREKIQKVIEENSYAPNVFARGIKAKNNKFIGIIVPCLDSNTTSNILMALDSTLRVEGYTPLIINTNHNIELEKANLENLWRLNVEAIIVIATEVTQQHKDFIKRTKIPTVFVGQICSNGFSIVNHESAAGKKMGDYIGKSGLKNILYIGVDEKDIMVGKNRRDAVFKVLAKYDVNITEIKSDFTFETTEKLILEYLKNNKPDCIISATDNMAFGAIKAIHSCGFNIPKDISIAGFGGYKVSEIISPRLTTIKFDNEKTGKEAAYSIIKLINNIPIPKIQKIEFDFIKGESVSHLSF encoded by the coding sequence ATGGAAAAGAAACTTACAATACTTGATATTGCTACACTTTCTGGAGTTGGAAAAAGTACAGTTTCTAGATTTTTTAATAATGGTTATGTTAGTCAAGAAGCAAGAGAAAAAATTCAAAAAGTTATTGAAGAAAACAGTTATGCTCCTAATGTTTTTGCTAGAGGAATAAAAGCTAAGAATAATAAATTTATTGGGATAATTGTACCTTGCTTAGATTCAAACACAACTTCAAATATTCTTATGGCTTTAGATAGTACTTTAAGAGTTGAAGGCTATACTCCTTTAATTATAAATACTAATCATAACATTGAATTAGAAAAGGCAAATCTTGAAAACTTATGGCGTTTAAATGTTGAAGCTATAATAGTTATTGCTACAGAAGTTACACAGCAACATAAAGATTTTATAAAAAGAACTAAAATACCTACTGTTTTTGTAGGACAAATATGTAGTAATGGTTTTTCTATAGTTAATCATGAAAGTGCTGCTGGAAAAAAGATGGGTGATTATATAGGGAAATCTGGATTAAAAAATATTCTATATATTGGAGTAGATGAAAAAGATATAATGGTTGGTAAAAATAGAAGAGATGCTGTCTTTAAGGTGCTAGCTAAATACGATGTGAATATCACCGAGATAAAAAGTGATTTTACCTTTGAAACTACTGAAAAACTTATATTAGAATATTTAAAGAATAACAAACCTGATTGTATCATATCTGCTACAGATAATATGGCATTTGGTGCTATAAAAGCTATTCATTCTTGTGGTTTTAATATCCCAAAAGATATTTCAATAGCTGGATTTGGAGGGTATAAGGTTTCTGAGATTATTTCTCCAAGGTTAACTACTATTAAATTTGACAATGAAAAAACAGGTAAAGAGGCTGCATATAGTATTATAAAATTAATTAATAATATTCCTATTCCTAAAATACAAAAAATTGAATTTGATTTTATTAAAGGAGAAAGTGTGAGCCATTTATCATTTTAA
- a CDS encoding PTS transporter subunit EIIC → MDFNNVAEEILKNIGGKENISVMEHCATRLRIVAKDNEKVNAEGLKTIKEIGGYFYQSGQHQIIIGTGKVNKVFDILNIGDIKTSGAKQEGYANLNPFQKCLRALADVFIPLIPVLVATGLCMGLRGFLLQLGMKFSPEILTMTQVVTDTVFIFLPALVVWSAFKRFGGTPAIGMVLGLMLIAPMLPNAWDVASGNAIPLKLWIFSIEGFQGTILPALIVGIVGSYIEKWIKSWMPSVVDLVFTPFLTIIIGMLGAFFIIGPVFTLIEDLVMSLIQGIIGLPFGIGGAIFGGVQQALTVTGLHHSLMIVETSYLASKGINPLNALITASMAGQAGAAIAYTMSIKNREERALKFSSIVPCFFGITEPLLFGVTLTNSKVFLSGMIGGAAAGIFAMIFKVAPSVMGVTFIPAIPAYLGNNLLGYLAMIVVGMGVGMIFTKILVRKEK, encoded by the coding sequence ATGGATTTTAATAATGTAGCAGAAGAAATATTAAAGAATATTGGCGGAAAAGAAAACATATCTGTAATGGAGCATTGTGCAACAAGATTAAGAATAGTAGCTAAAGATAATGAAAAAGTTAACGCAGAAGGATTAAAAACTATTAAAGAAATTGGTGGATATTTTTATCAATCAGGACAACATCAAATAATCATTGGAACAGGAAAAGTTAATAAAGTTTTTGATATTTTAAACATTGGAGATATAAAAACAAGCGGGGCTAAACAAGAAGGATATGCTAATTTAAATCCTTTCCAAAAATGTTTAAGAGCTTTAGCAGATGTATTTATACCATTAATTCCAGTATTAGTTGCTACAGGATTATGTATGGGATTAAGAGGATTTTTATTACAACTTGGAATGAAGTTTTCACCAGAAATTTTAACCATGACACAAGTTGTCACTGATACTGTATTCATATTTTTACCAGCTCTAGTAGTTTGGTCAGCTTTCAAAAGATTTGGTGGAACTCCAGCAATAGGAATGGTATTAGGATTAATGCTAATAGCTCCAATGTTACCAAATGCTTGGGATGTTGCCAGTGGAAATGCAATCCCATTAAAATTATGGATATTTAGTATAGAAGGATTCCAAGGAACAATATTACCAGCATTAATAGTGGGAATAGTTGGATCATATATAGAAAAATGGATAAAATCATGGATGCCAAGTGTAGTTGATTTAGTATTTACACCTTTCTTAACAATAATTATTGGTATGCTGGGAGCATTCTTTATAATAGGACCTGTTTTCACATTAATTGAAGATTTGGTAATGAGTTTAATTCAAGGAATAATAGGATTACCTTTTGGGATAGGAGGAGCAATTTTTGGTGGAGTTCAGCAAGCTTTAACTGTTACAGGATTACATCACTCACTTATGATAGTAGAAACTAGTTATTTAGCAAGTAAAGGAATAAATCCATTAAATGCTTTAATAACAGCTTCTATGGCTGGACAGGCTGGAGCAGCTATTGCTTATACAATGTCTATAAAAAATAGAGAAGAAAGAGCTTTAAAATTCTCATCAATAGTTCCTTGTTTCTTCGGAATAACAGAGCCATTATTATTTGGAGTTACATTAACTAATTCAAAAGTATTCTTATCAGGAATGATTGGAGGAGCTGCAGCTGGGATATTTGCAATGATATTTAAAGTAGCACCTTCAGTTATGGGAGTTACATTTATTCCTGCAATACCAGCATATTTAGGAAATAATTTACTTGGATATTTAGCTATGATAGTTGTTGGAATGGGTGTAGGAATGATTTTTACAAAGATACTTGTAAGAAAGGAAAAATAA